The following coding sequences lie in one Kribbella sp. NBC_00709 genomic window:
- a CDS encoding beta-class carbonic anhydrase: MSGGFDDLLAANADYAADFHYGGFDGIAHAGVGVVTCMDSRIPPLEMLGLKPGDAKVLRSAGGRVTEITLTGLVLGVQLLGVRRIMIIPHTRCAMAAMSEDDLRAKVEQAAGKPAGYLPISVIPDQLEALRRDVAAVREHPLIGDDILVGGFMYDVDNGHLTQID, translated from the coding sequence ATGAGCGGCGGATTCGATGACCTGCTCGCCGCCAACGCGGACTACGCCGCCGATTTCCACTACGGCGGCTTCGACGGGATCGCCCACGCCGGCGTCGGCGTGGTCACCTGCATGGACTCGCGGATCCCGCCGCTGGAGATGCTCGGCCTCAAGCCGGGTGACGCGAAGGTACTGCGCTCCGCCGGCGGGCGGGTCACCGAGATCACGCTGACCGGCCTGGTGCTCGGCGTCCAGCTGCTCGGCGTAAGACGGATCATGATCATCCCGCACACCCGCTGCGCGATGGCCGCGATGTCCGAGGACGACCTGCGCGCCAAGGTCGAACAGGCCGCCGGCAAACCCGCCGGCTACCTCCCGATCTCGGTCATCCCCGACCAGCTCGAGGCCCTCCGCCGCGACGTGGCCGCCGTCCGCGAACACCCCCTGATCGGCGACGACATCCTCGTCGGCGGCTTCATGTACGACGTCGACAACGGCCACCTGACCCAGATCGACTGA
- a CDS encoding carbohydrate ABC transporter permease, protein MVMTAVRQDVTATGPPPAAARRRARRRTYLWSYVYLAPMMVLLLAFVVYPIIASLGYTFYKWDGIGDPSNFVGLANFRQIVHDSIFWRSLGHTFVYAAFVVPVQLVLALALALVLNNKRLRFASFYRTLFFLPVVTSAAVIGVVIQLLVSNFGDSINTLLLNLHLIHQHIDWLGDPHFAMAIIILVGIWHTFGYNLVYFLAGLQTIPDELYEAARLDGAGRIATFRYITIPMLRAVGVVIVILAVIGTFQIFDLVQVLTSGGPYFATEVVNTYIYHLAFGGSNANAVQPDIGLASAASFIYGLLLIGFSVVQVLVLRSLARRRGAS, encoded by the coding sequence ATGGTGATGACCGCCGTACGGCAGGATGTGACCGCTACCGGGCCGCCGCCAGCCGCGGCCCGGCGGCGGGCGCGCCGTCGTACCTATCTCTGGTCGTACGTGTACCTGGCGCCGATGATGGTGCTGCTGCTCGCGTTCGTGGTGTACCCGATCATCGCCTCGCTCGGCTACACGTTCTACAAATGGGACGGGATCGGGGACCCGTCGAACTTCGTCGGGCTGGCCAACTTCCGCCAGATCGTCCACGACAGCATCTTCTGGCGATCGCTCGGCCACACCTTCGTGTACGCCGCCTTCGTCGTGCCGGTGCAGCTCGTGCTGGCGTTGGCGCTCGCGCTGGTGCTGAACAACAAGCGTCTGCGGTTCGCGTCGTTCTACCGGACGCTGTTCTTCCTGCCGGTGGTGACGTCGGCGGCGGTGATCGGGGTCGTGATCCAGCTGCTGGTGTCGAACTTCGGCGATTCGATCAACACGTTGCTGCTCAACCTGCACCTGATCCATCAGCACATCGACTGGCTGGGGGATCCGCACTTCGCGATGGCGATCATCATCCTGGTCGGCATCTGGCACACGTTCGGCTACAACCTGGTGTACTTCCTGGCCGGGCTGCAGACCATCCCGGACGAGTTGTACGAGGCCGCGCGACTGGACGGCGCCGGCCGGATCGCGACGTTCCGGTACATCACGATCCCGATGCTGCGCGCGGTCGGAGTGGTGATCGTGATCCTCGCGGTGATCGGGACGTTCCAGATCTTCGACCTGGTGCAGGTTCTGACCAGCGGGGGCCCGTACTTCGCTACCGAGGTCGTGAACACGTACATCTACCACCTGGCGTTCGGCGGGAGTAACGCCAACGCGGTCCAGCCCGACATCGGCCTCGCATCCGCGGCATCGTTCATCTACGGCCTGCTGCTGATCGGGTTCTCCGTCGTCCAGGTCCTCGTACTGCGGTCGCTCGCTCGCCGGCGAGGTGCCTCGTGA
- a CDS encoding LppX_LprAFG lipoprotein, producing MKRLLALGAVVVLALAGCSDKKDTGGGGQSGGGDAVALLTDVKKTIDDAASVHIVLTGRDLPDNAQTLASGDGVATHAPAFKGKLTVRSGGAPIDAEVVSVGSKVYAKLSFAPTYIELPPSQLVSLGAPDPAVLLDPAKGLTAVLPTLKDPKITGDTRQGAKVLTEVTGSVEGKALQGIFPKAPADKDFPSTFKIDKDAKQLVSATITGPFYSGATSSYDVTLDKYGEKVEITKP from the coding sequence GTGAAGAGACTGCTCGCGCTCGGCGCGGTCGTAGTACTTGCGCTGGCCGGATGCAGCGACAAGAAGGACACCGGCGGGGGCGGGCAGTCCGGCGGCGGCGACGCGGTCGCGCTGCTGACCGACGTCAAGAAGACGATCGACGACGCGGCCAGCGTGCACATCGTGCTGACCGGTCGCGATCTGCCGGACAACGCGCAGACGCTGGCCAGTGGCGACGGTGTCGCCACGCACGCGCCAGCGTTCAAGGGCAAGCTGACGGTGCGGTCCGGCGGTGCGCCGATCGACGCCGAGGTGGTCTCGGTCGGCAGCAAGGTGTACGCCAAGCTGTCGTTCGCACCCACCTACATCGAGCTCCCGCCGTCCCAGCTGGTCTCGCTCGGCGCTCCTGACCCGGCGGTCCTGCTCGATCCGGCGAAGGGGCTGACCGCGGTCCTGCCGACACTGAAGGATCCGAAGATCACCGGCGACACCCGGCAGGGCGCCAAGGTGCTGACCGAGGTCACCGGTTCGGTCGAGGGCAAGGCGTTGCAAGGCATCTTCCCGAAGGCGCCCGCGGACAAGGACTTCCCGAGCACCTTCAAGATCGACAAGGACGCCAAGCAACTCGTCTCCGCGACCATCACCGGGCCGTTCTACTCCGGCGCGACGAGCAGCTACGACGTCACCCTGGACAAGTACGGCGAGAAGGTCGAGATCACCAAGCCGTGA
- a CDS encoding Gfo/Idh/MocA family oxidoreductase encodes MPVRTAIVGTGNRAQLFTEGLAKRDGYEVVALCDPNSVRMAFHNRMLLAAGRRTAHQWPPGRFEEMLRVERIELLIVTSVDATHDRYIEAALRAGVRVISEKPMTTDAAKATSILTAVRETGGSLSVAYNYRFNPVHRRVRSLLAEGSIGDIHSVHFEWMLDVSHGADYFRRWHRDKANSGGLMVHKASHHFDLVNWWLGAEPRIVYAQGQLAFYGPDQPHGYTRSYARVHGSTEALDDPFALHLADNATLTELYLEAEAEDGYYRDRNVFAPGVSIEDDMAVLVSYNTGATMTYHLTAYSPSEGYRVMFNGSRGRLELNVEESTFTAPNQRVESSKGWVHGDLAAPTAGRTTITLRPLWEPPVDHTVAHDHAGHGGADARVLAALLDDEPTEGADIADARQAALALVTGLAANQSFKTGLPVRTADVLPL; translated from the coding sequence ATGCCAGTGCGAACGGCAATCGTCGGAACCGGGAACCGGGCCCAGCTCTTCACCGAGGGCCTGGCCAAGCGGGACGGGTACGAGGTCGTCGCGTTGTGCGATCCGAACTCGGTCCGGATGGCCTTCCACAACCGCATGCTGCTCGCGGCGGGCCGTCGTACCGCCCATCAATGGCCTCCCGGACGGTTCGAGGAGATGCTGCGGGTCGAGCGGATCGAGCTGCTGATCGTGACCAGCGTGGATGCGACCCACGACAGGTACATCGAGGCGGCGCTGCGAGCCGGCGTACGGGTCATCAGTGAGAAGCCGATGACGACCGATGCTGCGAAGGCGACGAGCATTCTGACGGCGGTCCGGGAGACTGGCGGCTCGTTGTCGGTTGCGTACAACTATCGCTTCAACCCGGTGCATCGGCGGGTGCGATCGTTGCTGGCGGAGGGATCCATCGGGGACATCCATTCGGTGCACTTCGAGTGGATGCTCGACGTGTCCCATGGCGCCGACTACTTCCGCCGCTGGCACCGCGACAAGGCGAACTCCGGGGGATTGATGGTGCACAAGGCCAGCCATCACTTCGATCTGGTGAACTGGTGGCTGGGCGCCGAGCCGCGAATCGTCTATGCACAAGGGCAATTGGCATTCTACGGACCTGATCAGCCGCACGGCTACACGCGCTCGTACGCGCGGGTGCATGGATCCACGGAGGCGCTCGACGATCCGTTCGCCCTGCACCTGGCCGACAACGCGACGTTGACCGAGCTGTACCTGGAGGCAGAGGCCGAGGACGGCTACTACCGGGATCGCAACGTCTTCGCGCCAGGAGTGTCGATCGAGGACGACATGGCCGTACTGGTGTCCTACAACACCGGGGCGACGATGACGTACCACCTGACCGCGTACTCACCGTCCGAGGGCTACCGGGTGATGTTCAACGGATCGCGCGGCCGACTGGAGTTGAATGTCGAAGAGTCGACATTTACCGCACCGAATCAACGGGTCGAATCGTCCAAAGGCTGGGTCCACGGAGACCTCGCCGCGCCGACCGCGGGACGTACGACGATCACGCTACGCCCGTTGTGGGAACCGCCGGTCGACCACACCGTCGCCCACGATCACGCCGGCCACGGTGGAGCCGATGCCCGGGTACTCGCCGCTCTGCTCGACGATGAACCAACCGAGGGAGCCGACATCGCCGACGCCCGCCAAGCAGCCCTGGCACTGGTCACCGGCCTTGCAGCCAACCAGTCCTTCAAGACAGGGCTGCCCGTCCGGACGGCCGACGTATTGCCGCTGTGA
- a CDS encoding carbohydrate ABC transporter permease encodes MTGRRVVTVMTHVALLVSGLAWLYPLFWALGSSLKSDDDFFTDGLNPMPSHFLWANYLNAWQEASFGRYFMNTILITVGTVVITLVVTSCAGYVLARTRFPGRGFFLGLVSATLFLPHGYTIIPVFDLMQRVHLLNSLWSVIIVQASGGVVFGTFLFMGYFMAIDKELEDAAQVDGANFHQTFARIMLPLSGPMLATVGLFTAITAWNSFFIPLVFTLGRPELRTLAIGMYAFIGENSTEWTLLCAGTVITLAPIILLFVLLQRFFVNGLAGAVKQ; translated from the coding sequence ATGACCGGGCGGCGCGTAGTGACCGTGATGACGCATGTGGCGTTGCTGGTCAGCGGATTGGCCTGGCTGTATCCGCTGTTCTGGGCGCTCGGCTCATCGCTGAAGAGCGACGACGACTTCTTCACCGACGGGCTGAACCCGATGCCGTCGCACTTCCTCTGGGCGAACTATCTCAACGCCTGGCAGGAGGCATCGTTCGGCCGGTACTTCATGAACACAATACTGATCACTGTAGGCACAGTAGTGATCACGTTAGTAGTCACTTCCTGCGCGGGATACGTACTTGCCCGTACACGCTTCCCGGGACGCGGGTTCTTCCTCGGGCTGGTGTCGGCGACGCTGTTCCTGCCGCACGGGTACACGATCATTCCGGTGTTCGACCTGATGCAGCGGGTGCATCTGCTGAACAGTCTGTGGTCGGTCATCATCGTGCAGGCATCCGGCGGGGTGGTGTTCGGGACGTTCCTGTTCATGGGCTACTTCATGGCGATCGACAAGGAGCTCGAGGACGCTGCGCAGGTGGACGGCGCGAACTTCCATCAGACGTTCGCCCGGATCATGCTGCCGCTGTCCGGGCCGATGCTCGCCACGGTCGGCCTGTTCACCGCGATCACGGCGTGGAACAGCTTCTTCATCCCACTGGTGTTCACGCTCGGCCGGCCCGAACTGCGCACGCTGGCGATCGGCATGTACGCGTTCATCGGCGAGAACTCCACCGAGTGGACGCTGCTGTGCGCCGGAACGGTCATCACCCTCGCGCCGATCATCCTGCTCTTCGTGCTCCTGCAGCGTTTCTTCGTCAACGGTCTGGCCGGTGCGGTCAAGCAATAG
- a CDS encoding carbonic anhydrase codes for MPGPADSPVVADGNQALERLMAGNARFVAAQEEDLDEGIARRVAVSKGQHPFATILGCVDSRVPIELVFDQGLGDLVVVRSAGGALDQSVTGSIEFGIAELHTPLLLVLGHQRCGALDAIIKALDTGQRTSHTDGLTYLVDALAPAVRQVAGKPGDRLTNAVQANVTLTLTRLRQSPVIGPLAKSGKLTIAAAYYQLDTGKVVLQ; via the coding sequence ATGCCAGGGCCGGCCGACTCGCCTGTGGTTGCTGACGGCAACCAAGCTCTGGAGCGGTTGATGGCGGGGAATGCGCGGTTCGTCGCGGCTCAGGAGGAGGATCTGGATGAAGGGATCGCGCGGCGAGTGGCGGTGAGCAAAGGGCAGCATCCGTTCGCGACGATCCTCGGCTGCGTCGATTCCCGCGTGCCGATCGAGCTCGTCTTCGACCAAGGACTCGGCGATCTGGTCGTCGTACGCAGCGCCGGCGGTGCGCTCGACCAGTCGGTGACCGGCAGCATCGAGTTCGGGATCGCCGAACTCCACACCCCACTCCTGCTGGTCCTGGGCCACCAGCGCTGCGGCGCACTGGACGCCATCATCAAGGCCCTGGACACCGGCCAACGCACCTCACACACCGACGGCCTCACTTATCTGGTGGACGCCCTCGCACCCGCAGTCCGCCAGGTAGCAGGCAAACCCGGCGACCGCCTGACCAACGCCGTACAAGCGAATGTCACCCTGACCCTCACCAGACTCCGCCAATCACCAGTCATCGGCCCACTGGCGAAGTCAGGCAAACTCACGATCGCCGCCGCCTACTACCAACTCGACACCGGCAAGGTCGTCCTTCAGTGA
- a CDS encoding sucrase ferredoxin, with protein MTPAPDATGRPGLCSTYCRVLREPLAGTAVVARGWVVVEQPGPWGAKAPTQSHLDAEFGGPFDDQCKKVDVRFGLIRSPGRHADTVERSHQVFVASTTPGRTWLLGGQVVDPSELGELDLEAVAHGDRAAVIASLPGLSPVDEPVVLVCTNGKRDGCCAVLGRPLVSGLAARAPGRVWEANHLGGHRFAPTATYLPAGTMHGHLTVETAAEVLHAADRGETVLTGLRGRSTWTKRGQAAEIAVRELTGELALDALRVVAEDLETVSVQHLDGRSWIVPVSSAVADPPRPDSCGKEPFAMSILQTGTPVSGAVG; from the coding sequence GTGACCCCTGCGCCTGATGCCACCGGCCGTCCCGGCCTGTGCTCGACGTACTGCCGGGTACTGCGTGAGCCGCTGGCCGGCACCGCGGTCGTGGCCCGCGGGTGGGTCGTCGTCGAACAGCCGGGGCCGTGGGGTGCGAAGGCACCGACGCAGAGTCATCTCGACGCGGAGTTCGGTGGGCCGTTCGACGACCAGTGCAAGAAGGTCGACGTACGGTTCGGGCTGATCCGGTCCCCTGGCCGGCACGCGGACACGGTCGAGCGGTCGCACCAGGTGTTCGTGGCGTCGACGACGCCGGGCCGGACCTGGCTGCTCGGCGGCCAGGTCGTGGATCCGTCCGAGCTGGGCGAGCTTGACCTCGAAGCGGTCGCGCATGGTGACCGCGCCGCGGTGATCGCGTCGCTCCCCGGGCTCTCGCCGGTCGACGAGCCGGTCGTGCTCGTGTGTACGAACGGCAAGCGCGACGGATGCTGCGCGGTCCTCGGCCGGCCTCTGGTGTCAGGACTCGCAGCGCGGGCACCGGGCCGCGTGTGGGAAGCCAATCATCTGGGCGGACACCGCTTCGCGCCGACCGCGACGTACCTGCCGGCCGGCACGATGCACGGGCACCTCACCGTCGAGACGGCGGCCGAGGTGCTGCACGCGGCCGATCGGGGCGAGACGGTACTGACCGGGCTGCGCGGCCGGTCCACCTGGACCAAGCGCGGTCAGGCCGCCGAGATCGCCGTACGCGAGCTCACCGGCGAGCTTGCCCTGGATGCGTTGCGGGTGGTGGCCGAAGACCTCGAGACTGTCAGCGTCCAGCACCTCGACGGCCGCTCGTGGATCGTGCCGGTCTCCAGCGCAGTCGCTGATCCTCCTCGTCCGGACTCGTGTGGAAAGGAACCGTTCGCGATGTCGATCCTGCAAACCGGAACCCCAGTGTCAGGAGCGGTCGGATGA
- a CDS encoding MFS transporter, whose amino-acid sequence MTEAAGQAQAGRHAARTRLTLASIAVAFAAADTYVVVLALPDMMAGVGLSADELQRAAPIISGFLLGYIAVLPLIGRIADVAGRTPVLVGALLLFAVGSLITAGAYDLPMVVTGRFLQGVGGGGLVPATLALVADLWPAERRGLPLGVVGAVQELGSVLGPLLGAAVLAVADWRYIFWLNLTVAVVLALLLRGRRWPPISGVVGVLACVALGLTLTAPERLASGVTLGLPFVPFAGTSRLLTPIGVATLVLALVWLGLVWWRARDHLGGVLARVDLVGAALLAGALAGVVLAFATADPERELMSPAGPWLLVAAAVFAVAFALWQRRTAAAIVPRGLLGAAPAWGSLLVSFLIGCALIAALVDVPVFARTTQGGGQLAAALVLVRFLIALPVGAVVGGWLTRRYGLGLIAGGGLGLSGAMFVVMAFWSRTALDHWPATVVLLVCGFGFGLALSPLNTAMLAATPADTHGLVSALVVVARMVGMLVGVSALTAIGLRRYYALADGIKSPNELCPSSPGNCRPFIDALRDAAISQVHAIFAGAAVCAFLAAALAILLLGRRGLKHT is encoded by the coding sequence GTGACCGAGGCTGCGGGCCAGGCTCAGGCTGGGCGTCACGCGGCGAGGACTCGCCTCACCCTGGCCTCCATCGCGGTCGCGTTCGCGGCGGCGGACACGTACGTCGTGGTGCTCGCGCTGCCCGACATGATGGCCGGAGTCGGGTTGTCCGCCGACGAGTTGCAGCGGGCGGCGCCGATCATCTCCGGGTTCCTGCTCGGGTACATCGCCGTACTGCCGCTGATCGGGCGGATCGCCGATGTCGCCGGGCGGACGCCGGTGCTGGTCGGTGCGCTGCTGCTGTTCGCGGTCGGGTCGCTGATCACGGCCGGTGCGTACGACCTGCCCATGGTGGTAACCGGTCGGTTTCTTCAGGGTGTCGGCGGTGGTGGGCTCGTTCCAGCCACGCTGGCGCTCGTTGCCGATCTCTGGCCGGCTGAGCGCCGTGGACTGCCGCTCGGTGTCGTCGGTGCGGTGCAGGAGCTCGGCTCGGTCCTCGGTCCGTTGCTCGGCGCCGCCGTACTCGCGGTCGCCGACTGGCGGTACATCTTCTGGCTCAATCTGACGGTTGCTGTCGTTCTCGCGCTCCTCCTTCGCGGTCGTCGATGGCCGCCGATCTCCGGCGTGGTCGGCGTACTCGCCTGCGTCGCCCTTGGCCTCACACTGACCGCGCCAGAGCGGCTCGCGTCCGGTGTGACGCTCGGGCTGCCATTCGTGCCGTTCGCTGGGACCTCCCGGCTGCTGACACCGATCGGGGTCGCCACGCTGGTCCTGGCGTTGGTGTGGCTGGGATTGGTCTGGTGGCGGGCTCGTGATCACCTCGGCGGTGTCCTCGCGCGGGTCGATCTGGTCGGCGCGGCGCTGCTGGCCGGTGCGCTCGCCGGTGTGGTGCTGGCCTTTGCAACCGCCGACCCTGAACGCGAACTGATGTCACCGGCCGGTCCGTGGCTGCTCGTGGCGGCTGCGGTCTTCGCGGTGGCGTTCGCGCTGTGGCAGCGTCGTACCGCGGCAGCGATCGTGCCTCGTGGTCTGCTGGGCGCGGCGCCCGCGTGGGGTTCGCTACTGGTCAGCTTCCTGATCGGGTGCGCACTGATCGCCGCGCTGGTCGACGTACCGGTCTTTGCGCGCACGACCCAGGGCGGTGGGCAGCTTGCCGCCGCCCTGGTGCTGGTGCGGTTCCTGATCGCGCTGCCGGTCGGTGCGGTTGTCGGCGGCTGGCTGACGCGACGCTACGGGCTCGGCCTGATCGCGGGCGGCGGGCTGGGATTGTCCGGCGCGATGTTCGTGGTGATGGCGTTCTGGAGCCGTACGGCGCTCGACCACTGGCCGGCGACCGTAGTACTGCTGGTGTGCGGCTTCGGCTTCGGACTGGCGTTGTCCCCTCTCAACACCGCCATGCTCGCCGCCACGCCCGCAGACACCCACGGCCTGGTCAGCGCACTGGTGGTCGTCGCACGCATGGTCGGCATGCTCGTCGGCGTCTCCGCCCTGACCGCGATCGGGCTCCGGCGGTACTACGCCCTTGCCGACGGCATCAAATCGCCGAACGAGCTGTGCCCGTCCTCCCCCGGCAACTGCCGACCGTTCATCGACGCGCTCCGCGACGCCGCCATTTCACAAGTTCACGCGATCTTCGCCGGTGCCGCCGTCTGCGCGTTCCTGGCCGCTGCCCTGGCCATCCTTCTGCTCGGACGACGTGGCCTGAAGCACACATGA
- a CDS encoding ABC transporter substrate-binding protein gives MSSPISRRTLFRGAAALAGAGALAGCSSGNDAQGSKAKTTITYWDWYASQAGWVDNEIKLFQQAHPDIAVKKTTQVSDKYADLVSLAYRSNNPPDILMVPKSPQLSQQVSQDWLLPVDKWATKSWQAGFPSDSFVEGVDVFGGKVYTAPFAAPAPSLQLYVHHGVFKDAGLTQADGSVKLPKTWDDVTAAAEAIASKSGGKVAPFGFGNSTNTTLAWWLDLFVRGAGSPGGAAVGGIDGMDYRVGQWTFGSDRNYLDVINLLLEWKNKNWFYPNSMSISDEQARAFFERGRFGMTVGGVWNQPEWSQHKFTDYSLVTLPSPGGDPKALFYGPPGGRFVAVSSKTPHADEAWAWFDWLYSPDAGKRWVEQGQGLSVYAKNNDPKSVTFAPFAQYVGMSGAAVVGPQPAIRNPKVSAVQLAAVKPDINDVLAGLYTGQLKDPHSALTELEGKMNQALGDAIKKAPGASAKDFVFPDWDLTKAYTTKPGA, from the coding sequence ATGTCATCACCCATCTCACGGCGGACACTGTTCCGGGGTGCGGCCGCTCTGGCCGGCGCCGGCGCACTCGCCGGCTGCTCCTCGGGCAACGACGCCCAGGGGTCGAAGGCCAAGACCACCATCACCTACTGGGACTGGTACGCCAGCCAGGCCGGCTGGGTCGACAACGAGATCAAGCTGTTCCAGCAGGCGCACCCGGATATCGCCGTCAAGAAGACCACGCAGGTCAGTGACAAGTACGCCGACCTGGTGTCGCTGGCGTACCGGAGCAACAACCCGCCCGACATCCTGATGGTGCCGAAGAGCCCACAGCTCAGCCAGCAGGTGTCGCAGGACTGGCTGCTGCCCGTGGACAAGTGGGCGACCAAGTCCTGGCAGGCCGGCTTCCCGTCGGACAGCTTCGTCGAAGGAGTGGATGTCTTCGGCGGGAAGGTCTACACGGCGCCGTTCGCCGCGCCGGCGCCTTCGCTGCAGCTCTACGTGCACCACGGTGTCTTCAAGGACGCTGGTCTGACGCAAGCCGACGGCAGTGTGAAGCTGCCGAAGACCTGGGACGACGTGACTGCCGCCGCGGAAGCGATCGCCTCGAAGAGCGGCGGGAAGGTGGCTCCGTTCGGCTTCGGGAACTCGACGAACACGACCTTGGCCTGGTGGCTGGATCTGTTCGTCCGGGGAGCCGGCTCTCCGGGCGGTGCCGCGGTCGGCGGGATCGACGGCATGGACTACCGGGTCGGGCAGTGGACGTTCGGAAGCGATCGCAACTACCTCGACGTGATCAACCTGCTGCTGGAGTGGAAGAACAAGAACTGGTTCTACCCGAACTCGATGAGCATCTCCGACGAGCAGGCGCGAGCGTTCTTCGAACGCGGCCGGTTCGGGATGACGGTCGGCGGGGTGTGGAACCAGCCGGAGTGGAGCCAGCACAAGTTCACCGACTACAGCCTGGTCACGCTGCCTTCGCCTGGCGGGGACCCGAAGGCGCTGTTCTACGGACCGCCCGGTGGCCGGTTCGTGGCGGTGTCGTCGAAGACGCCGCATGCCGACGAAGCCTGGGCGTGGTTCGACTGGCTGTACAGCCCGGACGCGGGGAAGCGGTGGGTCGAGCAAGGCCAGGGGTTGTCGGTGTACGCGAAGAACAACGACCCGAAGAGCGTCACCTTCGCGCCCTTCGCCCAGTACGTCGGCATGTCCGGGGCAGCCGTGGTCGGACCGCAGCCGGCGATCCGGAACCCGAAGGTGTCGGCGGTTCAGCTCGCCGCGGTGAAGCCGGACATCAACGACGTACTCGCCGGGCTCTACACGGGACAGCTCAAGGATCCGCACAGCGCACTGACGGAGCTCGAGGGGAAGATGAACCAGGCGCTCGGCGACGCGATCAAGAAGGCGCCGGGGGCGTCCGCGAAGGACTTCGTCTTCCCGGACTGGGATCTCACCAAGGCCTACACGACGAAGCCGGGCGCCTGA